CTACTATATTTGATAACCCATTAACTAAAATATATGCCTCTTATGATCGTCTGTGGGAATATGCGATTATTAGTGGTAAAATAGCCACTGTGACCGCAAGACTCGAGACAACTTCAGTTGACGAGTGTGCTCAGTAAAGTCCGTCAATTTTGATCCAAACCTGAGGGTGGGTCATCCTATTTTAAACAGGTGCTCTCTTGGCACAGACTGAACTCATATGTCCTTTACTTGAGCCTCCCTAGATGCATTATTTAAAGCCAGAAGTCCTTTTTTgaggtaaagtaaagtaaagtaaaatccTTCGTGTATCTAATTATCTAATTACCTactgaaaaatgaatgaaacataggaaattaatttactttatcGCAAATCTGATCTCCCTAAACATCGGACTAGATTTTGCTTTTGAAtaaacttgtttaaaattacaagaattattaaaatattcttaaacaCAGTTCCACAGTACAGCTCCTCTGTAACAAAcagaatttttatgaaataaGTGGAAAATCGTGGAACGACGGCCTTATTATGTCCTCTTAGTTTATACGGACTATTACGCCATACAATTAAATCCGAAATCATTGCGGGCATTTTATTCGCTGGCTATGTTATAGATTAGTTTGACAAGACTTCGTTTATACACGTCATAAATCGAGTCCCATTGTGTGAGTTCCATAACTTGTACTGATGGTGTGTCTCGcggcaaattaaaaattagcctTTCAGCATGGCAGTGCAGGGCTTGCAGGGATTTGATATAATCTAGGTTGTTACAATAACCGAGCTTGCTTCAAAAAATAAAGTTCGGAGATGACAAATTGGTATATATATTTCAAGCCATGCATGGGAACGGCAAAGGCAACGCAAACTTCACCACGAAAGATAACTTTGCCctatccatttttttttttcccatccCGTTGGAAAGAGTCGTTTTGAATACAGGAATATTTCTTTCATTAGCATTAGCCAATCGTTTTCTAACCTATAAGCCAATATTAAACCTGCATCGGATAATGAAATTTTCAGCACGGTTAAGTTATCAGAAACTGATCTTGACTTATATTAAGTTCGAACTTGTGGGGCGATAAGGTAGCATACCATGGAATATGTAGTCTCACTGAGTTAAGATGAGGATCTTATTGTCTTAAATCTGTATCTAATAACTGAATGCTCTTCTGAATCCAGCGATCAATTGCAATATGATTGTGAACTCCATCGTCCAAGAAGATATCAAATTAGACAGAAGTGTCACGGAAATTTCGAAGGTCTTAATATATCCCTCTTTATCTTAAAATTGAACCGAGGTCCGAAATGTCACATTTTCCCCATTAATTAGAGCAAAATACTATTTTTCTAAGTGACCAAccactcgaacttgactcggcGAACGTTGGCAAAATGATTCGAACttctttcaagagaccttgttattagaaggattggcacttcaacactttatcacgtaaggGCAATGTTAGGGTACCATGTGAGACATCAATTATTGCTCAACGAGATggagtcatttttgtgacgtaaacaGTTACCATGGAAGCAGGAAAGACtcgcaaaaacaccctatattttgtttttagttgcTCATCTCTGAAAAACGACTTtagtgaccccaattttttattgcacaaaagttaTCATCAGGcgaagataaaactctctgcacaattttaaaaattctgtcaagcggattcagaaccaccttaaattttcaattatttaaggtggctctaaatctgctccacaattttttttttttttttaactttgcagaaagtttcattctggcatgctgatcacattttcacattttcacgtttttgagatatgagctgCTAAATCCAAAACGTAAGGTGCTTTtacagggctttcctgttgccacggtaactttttacgtcaccaaaatgaccgaatcttttcaGCAATAGTCGGTGTTTGATATGATACCATAACATCATTGATGTGGAGTGATAAAGTGCtttagtgtcaatccttctaataggAACGttcctttcaagtgttgaagctggttggagccaccttaaaattacagagttatctttctggtaatctcttcCCATTTTCCGAACTTCACTTGcagttgtagttcactgtactggacaatttgtgttaattgtttgtGCAGCCCACGGATACACCCTTCTAGGCGTCTTGTAATAGCTATTCTACGAGTATTtgtaattagtatcacccaactagtggactaatgcaaatgctgaattttgattggctacgctactagaagAATATTAGTAACAGTCCTCGattagcgaaaagcgtgaccctttctttcgttttattcccaaataaatatttctccaacttgcatttgttaactttattattgccttttctgcccgactagttgggtgatactaaaagaattagacccttcgccctcaagggccacgggtcaatagccgaTTTGGCTTCGCCTCATAGGCTATTGGCCCGTGGACCTTGCGGGCTACgtgtctaattgttaattaacataCTCCAAGCAGTTACGAACTGTCCCATTTCACGACACTAAGGAAGCAGTGGTCATATCATTATCGGAACGTGTTTAGAGAATGGCAGTCGCCAATTGCAACACAGTCGTTTTCGTGTTTTTGATACTTGTAACAATGGGACAGGGTAAGTAGATAGCATTCAGTTACGAGTAACTTATTTTTTTACTATAGTTAATCTAATTTCAATATTGCGGTATACGTATGACATTAATAATAGCATTCGTGCGGAATTCTAAattttttcatgcgtctgtaaGCTCACCAAATCGACTTTTTCATAGGTACATATATGTTGACAAAGACGAATCGGATTCAAGCCGAAAAATATCATTTATTAAGACTCAACTACCAGAAGCTATTTTCAATACTGAGTTTGATTCCCTTTAATTAAGCCCTTCGATATATGATTACgcattaactaaaatatttgcCTCTTAATAATCGTCTGTAGGAATATGCGAATCGTAGTGGTAAAATGGCCTCTTTGTCGGCAAGATTTGAGACAACTTGACGCGTGTCGTCAGTGAAATTGGTCAATTTCGAGTCAAACCCGACTGTTTGGAGTTGTTCAACTGGAATCTCTAATTGGAGAAAATGAGGAAGGGTACATGCAAGACAACGTGGAACGGGGAACGAGGAGTCTCTAAACTGAATGGGGAATTACTACAACGGAGAATCTCTGAAATAAGAAAGACACGATTAGGCAAATGATGTCCAGTGGATAACAAAAAGTATGACGTCCGGCAAAGATGACGTCGAATTATCCGAAAGCTATTCACTGTTATAGAAACATTGTGTTATTTCCTTTATAATGTGTGAGCAGTTTTGTATCAGAATAGATCTATAGCACTCCTTCCTTTTGACGATTCGCCATTTTTGAGATTCCCTTATTTATAAATTCTCCCTTCCAGggatttatcattttttgagaATTTCCGTTCTAGAGATTTCCCACTGAGTTCGGGGATTCCACGTTTCCAATTCCCCATTCCCCATTCCCCATCCCTCGAgcttcttattttatttttagaagtagACGTTTCTTTTATCATATTCCCATTTCCGATATGTGATTATTTACAATATTATAGATATTGCATTCCAAAATCGTCTATATGAATAAGAGAAGAGATCGACTGGTAGATGTTTGGCCACTGGCAATCTTTGTAAATACCTTCCTCGAAATTCGGAACAATATATGCTTAAACTCGCTCATAGTTGAATTCCTAGTTTTGACACTGACAACTGACATGTCCACGAGAGGATTCCGATTTTATCTTCTAGTGTTGATAGTATCGTTTGGTGCCCTCACTCATCAAAGATACTATTAGCGCGAGAAGGCAAAATTCCTTTCCCCAAGCGGcctgtaatgttctgtttattatgtaGATAATGATGATATGCCTAGATTAAAAACAAGTTGTTtgattcattttcgaaatggcgAAAAAGTGGTCACAAACCGCTTAAGCATGAatgttgtgtaattttaaacaagatatgaaagttgtgAAAAACAATTCATGCTAATGTCAAACTGGaccataaaaatgttaatgtggtAGAGAACAATTATACTACAGCACAATGAAAGGAAACCTCTCTTTTTATGGGCGACTTGCATGGTAGTGTCAGTTTACGACAGATACCAGAATGCTTTGTCAAAATGCTTTGTTATTCAGATTTTTCTTCTCTCCTGGGAACAACGAATTGTTTAAGCAGTCTGGTCTTctaaaggcctgtccaaacggtaaatgttttacggtaaaacatgctaaaacattgttgtttggcaaaacatttttccgtttGGTCACCTcgttttgtgctgtttaaacatgttttaccgTGTTGGGTAAGTTTTGAAGTCTGTTAAACAttcgataaaacatcttaaaacatttcttttgttctcgtgtttggtcagcgatgttttgcgcgtttggacagatgcttaaaacatgtttgatgcgcgcatgcgtgttgactctattaggttgtttgtatccatggatacggtgCGCGTCACGAGCTCATTTCTCTCAAGATGGCGAACgaagaggacgttttagtcAATCTGTCAGAAAATGTTATCGAAGATAAGTCTTCACCAAAGCGGAAAGGAAATAGAGTTAGGACAAGGAGATGGACTGACCAAGAGACGGACATTCTTATCgatatgtttgaggaaagcgccTGTCTATGGGACATATTTAGCAAAGACTATCACATGAACTATAAGCGTGACAAAGCTTATGACAAAATTCAGGAAGAACTGGACATACCGATTACCGAGATAAAGAACTTCGCAGCTTAGTCGTGAAATtgctaaaacaaaccaaaatgataaaacatgttttaagatgttttatgccGTGTTGCCACTCTGTAAAACATCGGCATGTTTTaacctaaaacatgtttaagcatgttttacggtaaaacatttaccggtttggacaggcctttagTAAATGACGATATCATGCACATCGCCTGTTGTCATATCGTGTTAGTTCAGTAACGCATTAAAGAAAGACCTGGAATAAGAGAAATGGCGACTTTTCCGAAAGTGTCGAAATTGCGATTTTCCGAAATTTTGCAAAGGGGGGACCCTTATCAAGAGGTCAAAAATGGTTGATTCTTTATAcaaacttccgaaggctaaaaggCTATAGCTAGGATCCAAATACAAGTTGCCTAATATCCTAATTGGTATGGATCGAAAGCATAAAACTATCGCAGTTTTAAGTACATGGAGGTGGGTGCAtcaccatgaagtaatctacgAGTTTGGAAAAAATTGTCAACCGGCATTCTACACGGCTGGAGCCGATATTTGCACCACGTACCTGCTTTTCAATCATGCTCTAAACAAAGTTGAGTGGTCGAGGATTCTTCTTGTGCCACTCGACTGaaaatttatgcaaaatacaagccATGTGCTTgattctttcagctcttttagGAGCCTAAAATTAAATAGTATCGAAACACATGGAAAAAGTCGTACCATTCGCTCCATTTATCCTTCCATTAGCCAAATTCCGAAATCCAGAAAATTTTTGTGTGTAGAAGCTGGAATCGTAGGCTTCGAATACTACTAAAATCAGGAATCTTGCTAGCCGGTGAGGAATCCGGAATCTCTTGAAGAGGTGGATTGAATTAAGGACATTAACCCCGGAATCCACAGTGAGGAATCCGGGGAATTCAAGATTGCCTTTAATTAATTACTTTTCATTCGACTAAACTGTGTGCcataatataaaaataaataaaaaaaatcacttagtCCGAAAGTCTGTGACTTAGAGCAATCGACAAGAACTCTTCCTCTAAGTAGTGATTTTCGCAGTTGTTTTTAGATTTCTATTTCCCGCCTCAAAACTTAATTTTAATTATGGACTTGAGacagaaatagaggatattacatggccgcgcggggatacgaattttatcttcgagtgttgaaaatatttcacgagtaaGCGAGCCATTGATTGCCGGTTAAGTTGACGATACTCAGCGAGAGAAGAAATTCTTTATAATAGTTGatctgagagaaaaaaaattcagaagagagatacagtcaactctctaagacggacaccaTCGGGACCGGCCTCAGCTGTCCGTCAGTCAGAGAGGTGTCCGGCTTATAGAGAGTCGACGTAACATGACCCCAGGAATTTTAAGATAATAACGCTGAACCTGTCTGTGTACAGTGAATACGCGTCTGtgtaaagtttgttttaagttgttCACTTGAACGAAACCTACCTGTTTTAGATTTGTAATACAATTCGGTTGTCACCTTCAAGTTATTTTTCGAGTGGgacaatgactgatttaatttAAACTTGTACTCACTGTTTGTATTCTGGTGACAAGAtaagagctgtcaattaaacgTCTCAGATGTTAAAAAGAGTCATGTAGAAGattttttcttccctaaatcgtAATTTGCGGTCACATTCAGCACCTCACAAGCGTCCCTTGACGATTTCAAAGTGTCCGCTGTTCGTCTTATGGAGGTGTCGgtcttatagagagtttggTTATAGTAAAGTGACTAAGAAACGGCCGGGACCAGCAccaggtgtccgtcttatagaggtGTCCATCTTACAgaggtgtccgttaagagagagttgactgtattatATGACTCATTCACGGCTCCTCTGTACATGGAATGAGCAActcagagttgatcacagagtTCAAGGATGGGTTTGACCGGGTGAacaatttaataattttagCGAGTACTACTACAGCAGTAAAGCCCACGCTAGCGCTGGGGGTTTACTGAAGAGTTGAGGCCATTCAAAGTTGaataaaaacatgttttgtGTTTATTGGTATGAAAATGGGAGCACGATTAGTTAACTGATTTAATTGGTGAGAACACGTTGCAAGGTCAGTACATAACATTTTGACGATCCTCTTTAACTGAGCTGTTCTTTCTCGTAGAAAGTGGTATTTCCTATATTGACGAAATTTCAAAaaatagtttgttttgttttgttttgttttttttcaagggTTTTTTCAACCTTCAGTCTGTTACACCAAGTATGGTTGTTTCAAGAACACTGCAGTTCCTTGGCTGTTGCCACAGAGCCCGTCTAAGATAAATACAGCGTTTTACTTATTCACAAGGCAAAACCGGGAAATCCCTCAAACTATTGAcgatgaaaacaaaagtaagctGGCCGCTTCTAATTACAACATCCTGCGCCATGAAACAATTTTCGTTGTTCATGGGTTTACAGGTAAGTTTTTTTAGAGCTACTATAAAatcattcaaaattattttatgtAGCATTCGCTTACACATAAGTTACATCTGTTTTATATTTTCAAGTAGAAAATATTAACAAGGAAAACATAAAGATTTCcgatttgcttattttttttttattcaaatagaAAGCCAAACAATGATTTATCATGGGTGGGATATCTTCATTTACGTATTCATAGAAAACTCCCTTGCGTTATTCGAAACCCAAACCTTTCCGGTCGGTTTTCAGCCATTCAAATTCCCTATTTATCTTAAAGGCAGCTGTAGTATTCCCGAGAGTGATAAAGTATCCAAACAAACAGATTTAACTCAACCAATTTCATTGCAAACCTAACATGGCCGCTGCTatcaaaagcacatggttttTTTCTATGCCAACATATTTAGCGGCCCAATACATTACATTTCCCCTATCCTCAGAAAAATGCTCTCTTACAAGAATAAAGAAATCTCCACGAACAATAAAGTCAACTATACTAACGATGAAGTCTCTTCTTCTAAAACTTAAATGTTCAAACTGTATATAGTTCTGAAGAGAGAGAATCAGTGTTCATGTTCcccaaagaaaattaacaacataATCTCTTAATCTCTCTGGCAATCTCCTTGTCCTCTGTGGTCTCTGATTCCTTGATGGTTCTGGTGCCGCTCCACCATTCTCCTGCAGATTGGGGCACTCCCCTCTACCCAGCAGCCCGGCAGTCGATTCTGGTACGGTTGGTTGGTAAGGTGATGGCACAGGGTCTAGTTCCTGCTGGGGTGTGGGGGGTGTTGACACAGAGTCTGACCCTTGTTGGAGTGTGGGATCTCCCTCTCTAATGTATTGCTTCACATGACTTGTGTTTCTGGAATACTCGTTCCCTGTTGGACTCTCTACAACGAAGCTGTTCCCAGTCTTGCTGACAACCTTACAGGGATTTGGGTTAAATGCTGTGCTGAGTTTGTTAGTCTTGTCTTGTTGGACAAGCACTTCATCACCCACTTCAATGCTGGAAGGGCTAGCCCTGCGGTGTATGTCTGCGTAAGCTGTACTCTTAGCTTTCTGCTCAGCATCGCGATCGTGTAGTTCATAGTCATAGGCATGGCCGATGCTTAAATCAGGGATCTTCCCCTTGCAGGTGGAGTAACATTGCACGTCGCCGCTGTTTAGTTGCTGCTGTGGTTCCTTCGCTTATAATAAGCCCTTTCCCGTCCTCGTACAGTTCGAATGAAGTTAACCACCTCTTCCATCGGAGACCAATCGTCGCTGGATCAGATAAACAATCAAATTTCGGTAACACGCTCTTTTCCATTGCTTTTCGTCtctcctcgtcgccaatgtagaATTCCCGAGAGTAATAAAGTATCCAAACAAACAGATTTAACTCAACCAATTTCATTGCAAACGTAACATGGCCGCCGCTatcaaaagcacatggttttTCCTATCCCAACATACTTAGCGGCCCAATACATTACAGCAGCGATTAAAGGCATGCCGAAACTTTGTCATTTTATTACTTGTTGTCTCTTGTCTCAGAGAGTGTCGACGCCAGTCCATGGATGAAGACAATGAAGGACGCGTTACTAGATGCGGTAGACTGCAATGTGATTTTGGTTGACTGGTCTAAGGGTGCAGCTACAAATTATTTCCAAGCAGTGGAAAACACTCGGCTCATTGGTAGACAGATTGCTGTTCTTGCAATGTTCCTGATGTCCCAGAACAATGGTGGTCCCAGTTTGGGAGAGCGTTTCTACATCGTGGGCTTTAGCCTTGGGGCGCATGTTGCTGGATATGCTGGGAGCTATTTGAAAGAGCATCGTGTTACACTTGGTCGAATAACTGGTATTAGCAAATAAATTATCTTAAGGTTGCGGCTGAGTAGCCTAGGTTCTGAATGAGAGCGAGGCTGTCCTTACTTTGTTCCGGTTTAAGCCTCGCAACCTTTTTAACATAACGCAAATTAATTTGAACCAAATTATGCAGCAGCCGCGATATCATTACAGGTCAAACTGTAAAAGGCTATCATACCATTTTACTCTGTACTTGGAGACGAAAATGCCTTGTCGATAAACGAAAGCGAGCATCAGAGAAATCTGAAAGCCAGTAAGGAACAATTTTCGAAATTATTTTTCTCCGGTGTGTGCATTTTCCAACGGATCTGCTTGTAACTGTTATATCCAGCGGTTtaaagttgtcttttttttttttttttttctggagttGAAGTTCCCTTCAAGTTGTTTTTGCTGTCACGTCTCGCTCCCCAAACGGCGCTTGTTACTCACACcttatttgttgttttcctgaCAAAACCCAGGTTTAGATCCCGCTGGCCCGCTATTTAACAAGGCGAAGGAAGAGTATCGCCTGGACAAAAATGATGCGACATTTGTGGACGTCATACACACTGATGCGGGGATTGCTGGCACCACTTTGAACATGGGTGACGCCGATTTTTACCCGAATGGTGGTCATAAACAGCCTGGCTGTCCATTCGTCAATATTGAAGGTACGTTTGTAGTCATTTTAGGAGTTGAAGCGATGTATAAAATTTCCCCAGGTTGAATGAGTCATTACGAATCCCGAGACTGAAAAAGACGATTTTAACTGAGAAACCAAAAAAAgtatcaaaatgtgaaacgcACGTGCATATCGtgcatatttatttttttctcgttAAATACGCAGATTTGTATGGCGCGTTCAAACATGGCATTCAAACTTTCCAAACACTAACTTAAAGATTGACAAATCATTTCACCTTCttaagtcaatttgtaaatagctatAGGGTGATGACTTCTGTGTGCAAACTCGCATGTTAATGAAACATAATTTAAACAATGAGATCTGCGAAGATTCCCTTATAAAAACCACTGGTAACCCAAGCTATACGATTCGCGCGTTACATAATTTGAACATCATAACAACATGACCGTGATTTCGATAATGGTGAAATTAGAAAggtttgtatggggaaaaatGTGTCGAATTGGAAGGCAAAATCTGGAGTGATTTTTCAATAGAATTTTCTCACCTGAACTCCTCTGTAGTTCCTTCCGTGTCTTTTGTTGTTTCCAGGTCGCGATCGACGATTTGAAGCAATTTCGTTAAGTTTGCGTTCCAGTTGCTCCTCTCTCTATTTTATCTTACCAAGAGTGCAAGAGAGGAAGCGACCGAATCCATTGACGGAAAACAGCCATAAATTCGTTCCAATGGCTCCGATCGCATCAGAACTTCAAGTGGACAACGGCAGATAGTAACAGAACACATCCATTGTAGGTTTCAGGGGACCATTAACTTGGCGAGGGAATTATTCCTGAATAATAATCACACTCGTTTCCGTCGAGATCCATCGAAATAGGTTTGACTCTAATCCGTTTCGATTTGGCTTAGCGACCCGGCTTGGGAGCGTTTCAGAAGGTAGTGGAGACATAAAGTTTAAGTCTGCGAGCAACATACCCGTTTGTGGTACAGGGTACTGTGACGATGGATGAGTGTAGCAGTTTGCGGCTCATTTACTAACTCTTTTGAGAGACCCCTTTGCTATCGTGCCAAAGTCTTGGGCGTATTGTAGAGCGATGAAAGTCTCGAGCTTAAAATAGGACACGGCACGTAGATCTCTACTTTTGTTGTTAGCAATGTTTTCATATGGATGTGTTCTTTGTAATCTGAATTAACGCGTTCTAATTTTTTTATCAAGGCTGCCTATCGCATTCAACAGAAGTACGATTGATGTTTAGGTCTTTTGTTGCCGAGCCTTCCTTAAGGTGGTTGCGATACAATTTTTAGTCAAGGGA
This portion of the Montipora capricornis isolate CH-2021 chromosome 11, ASM3666992v2, whole genome shotgun sequence genome encodes:
- the LOC138023689 gene encoding inactive pancreatic lipase-related protein 1-like, whose product is MAVANCNTVVFVFLILVTMGQGFFQPSVCYTKYGCFKNTAVPWLLPQSPSKINTAFYLFTRQNREIPQTIDDENKSKLAASNYNILRHETIFVVHGFTESVDASPWMKTMKDALLDAVDCNVILVDWSKGAATNYFQAVENTRLIGRQIAVLAMFLMSQNNGGPSLGERFYIVGFSLGAHVAGYAGSYLKEHRVTLGRITGLDPAGPLFNKAKEEYRLDKNDATFVDVIHTDAGIAGTTLNMGDADFYPNGGHKQPGCPFVNIEDPGDTLACDHMRAPEYYIATVKGPCHWIAYPCDSYKNFQNGKCLQCEPDGCSRMGYYADPSKSGKFYLNTNEEKPFCDERP